Genomic DNA from Streptomyces sp. GS7:
GATCGGACAGCCAGAGCTGGCTGGAGTGTGACCGGTAACATAGTAATGTGAAATTGCACTGACAAGGTGTCGGTGACTTCTTTAGCTCGCCCACGCCCGAGGGGCTGCCGTCGCGGGCGACCGCAAAGCCGCCTGGACCAGCGCGACTTCCGGCATCCGCAGGGCGCGTCACGACCCGCCGGTCCCGGCGGAACTCGTCGCCGCAGGAAGGCAGTTGACCGCTGACCCTTGGCATGCAGAGTGCAATGTGAAATATTACTGACGTGCTGACAAGGAACTCCGCAGACGTCATCGTCGTCGGGGCAGGCATGGTCGGTTCGGCCTGCGCCTACTACGCCGCCCGGTCCGGCCTCCGCGTCGCCGTACTGGACCGTGGCCCCGTGGCGGGCGGTACGACGGGGGCCGGCGAGGGCAACCTCCTGGTGTCCGACAAGGAGCCGGGCCCCGAACTCGAACTGGCCAAGGTTTCCGGCGAGTTGTGGCGGAAGCTGGCCGAGGAACTCCCGCCGGACATCGAGTACGAACCCAAAGGCGGGCTGGTCGTCGCCTCCGACAAGGCGGGGATGGCCGCGTTGCGCGACTTCGCGTCCGGGCAGCGCGTGGCGGGTGTCACGGCGGAGGAGGTCCCGGCCGACCGCCTGCGAGACCTGGAACCCCATCTCGCCGCCGGACTGGCGGGTGGCATGCACTATCCCCAGGACGCGCAGGTCATGCCGGCGCTCGCCGCCGCCCATCTGCTGCGCGCGGGTGGCGAGCGGGTCCGGCTGCGCCTCGGCGAGGAGGTCACAGGTCTGCTCACCGAGGCGGGTGGTGAGATCCGGGGAGTGCGGACGACGGTCGGGGAACTCCATGCCCCATACGTGGTGAACGCCGCCGGGACCTGGGGCGGAGAGATCGCCCGCCTGGCGCGCGTCGCGCTTCCCGTCCGGCCCCGCCGGGGCTTCGTCCTGGTCACCGAGCCGCTCCCACGCGTCGTGCGCCGCAAGGTGTACGCGGCCGACTACGTCGCCGACGTGGCCAGCGGCTCCGCGGCGCTGCAGACGTCGGCGGTGGTGGAGGGCACTGCGGCGGGGCCGGTCCTGATCGGCGCCAGCAGGGAACGGGTCGGCTACGACCGCACGCTCTCGCCCGAGGTGCTGCGGCGCCTGGCGGCCCAGGCCACCGCTCTCTTCCCGGTCCTGGCCGGGATCCGGGCGATGCGCACGTACGTCGGCTTCCGTCCGTACCTGCCGGACCACCTGCCCGCCATCGGCCCCGATCCGCGCGTCCCCGGCCTGCTGCACGCCTGCGGCCACGAGGGCGCGGGGATCGGGCTGGCCCCCGCCACCGGACTGGCCATCGCACGGTCGCTGACCGGTGGCGAACCGCCGCTCGACATCACCCCCTTCAGACCGGAGCGCTTCTCTCCGGCCGCCTGATTCCACCTGCCCCACAGTCACGAGAGGAGGAGCCATGGCCCGCACCCCCGCCGAACTGGTCGGTGCTCAGCCCGGTCCGCCCTTCCGTATCACCTTCGACGGGCGCGCCGTGACGGCTCTGCCCGGCCAGTCCGTCGCCGCCGCACTGTGGGGAGCCGGGATCCTGGCCTGGCGCACCACGCGCGGCGGCGGAC
This window encodes:
- a CDS encoding (2Fe-2S)-binding protein yields the protein MARTPAELVGAQPGPPFRITFDGRAVTALPGQSVAAALWGAGILAWRTTRGGGRPRGAFCGIGQCYDCLATINGEPNRRACLVPARPGDAVTTQEGHGRAALGI
- a CDS encoding NAD(P)/FAD-dependent oxidoreductase produces the protein MLTRNSADVIVVGAGMVGSACAYYAARSGLRVAVLDRGPVAGGTTGAGEGNLLVSDKEPGPELELAKVSGELWRKLAEELPPDIEYEPKGGLVVASDKAGMAALRDFASGQRVAGVTAEEVPADRLRDLEPHLAAGLAGGMHYPQDAQVMPALAAAHLLRAGGERVRLRLGEEVTGLLTEAGGEIRGVRTTVGELHAPYVVNAAGTWGGEIARLARVALPVRPRRGFVLVTEPLPRVVRRKVYAADYVADVASGSAALQTSAVVEGTAAGPVLIGASRERVGYDRTLSPEVLRRLAAQATALFPVLAGIRAMRTYVGFRPYLPDHLPAIGPDPRVPGLLHACGHEGAGIGLAPATGLAIARSLTGGEPPLDITPFRPERFSPAA